Proteins from a single region of Gemmatimonadota bacterium:
- the hflK gene encoding FtsH protease activity modulator HflK, translating to MQEYQFPNRPNFDLQFNPKFIYYGLIVLALLWLASGIYTVRQDEQAVVFRFGQAVSLEDPGIHYHWPTPIERIEKERVSEVKRLEVGFRTISVTPTPRYQKVSAESAMLTGDENIVDVELIVQYRIRDLENYLFQVNDQRKAIKDVTEAALRQVVGQRTIDEALTEGKLEIQEEILKQVQEVLDLYQIGVRVDQAKLQTVSVPQEVDHAFKDVANAREDKERLRNEAEAYRNDIIPKTRGEAERMIREAEAYKVERVKRSQGDADRFVEVLKEYRNAKDVTETRMYLETMEKILPGIQKYVVESDGKGGILNVLNLQKPLGGGN from the coding sequence ATGCAAGAATATCAATTTCCAAACCGTCCAAATTTCGACTTGCAATTCAACCCCAAGTTCATCTATTACGGGTTAATTGTACTGGCATTGCTCTGGTTGGCCAGTGGCATCTATACGGTGCGGCAAGATGAGCAAGCAGTCGTATTTCGATTCGGACAAGCGGTAAGCCTGGAAGATCCTGGCATCCACTACCACTGGCCCACACCCATCGAGCGCATTGAGAAAGAGCGCGTATCAGAGGTAAAACGCCTCGAAGTCGGCTTTCGCACCATCAGCGTAACGCCCACGCCGAGATACCAGAAGGTCTCAGCCGAATCCGCCATGTTGACCGGCGATGAGAATATCGTCGATGTAGAATTGATCGTTCAGTACCGCATCCGCGACTTGGAGAACTACTTGTTCCAGGTCAACGACCAGCGAAAAGCCATCAAAGACGTGACCGAGGCCGCATTGCGCCAGGTCGTTGGGCAGCGCACCATCGACGAGGCTCTCACAGAGGGCAAGCTGGAAATACAGGAAGAGATACTGAAACAGGTTCAGGAAGTCCTGGACCTCTACCAAATTGGCGTGCGCGTCGATCAAGCAAAATTGCAAACCGTGTCTGTACCCCAGGAAGTCGATCACGCATTTAAGGACGTCGCCAACGCGCGAGAAGACAAAGAACGTCTCCGCAACGAAGCCGAAGCCTATCGCAATGACATCATCCCAAAAACGCGCGGTGAAGCCGAAAGAATGATCCGCGAAGCCGAAGCCTATAAAGTCGAGCGCGTCAAGCGCTCACAGGGCGATGCAGACCGCTTCGTCGAGGTGCTCAAAGAATATCGCAATGCAAAAGACGTGACCGAAACGCGAATGTACCTCGAAACAATGGAAAAAATTCTGCCCGGCATACAAAAATACGTCGTCGAATCCGATGGCAAGGGCGGTATCCTCAACGTTCTCAATCTGCAAAAGCCATTAGGAGGAGGAAATTGA
- a CDS encoding carbohydrate kinase family protein encodes MNHKLRIALLGTINRDTIHTADGVTTESYGGLLYSILALAEIASSQVAIYPICNVGADMEAVVRKKLAPYPHVKFDGIRFVSGKNPHCFLDYDANGRKRETLHNDVPKISFSQIKPFLDCDAICFNFITGMELALETAQRVRRFATGLLLMDVHSLTLGMDEKRRRFWRVPPQWEKWMGCVDVVQMNEQEGALLAGETLHGKNATRRFAKQVLCAGPSVLMITRSNRGSETIFQNDRSDIVIDPFDPAPISEPCDETGCGDTFLMGYTWAFLQTGNRAVASRFANRVAGINVCLRGIEGIAKINQFLNPEDLPVRDIQTGQPAVLNGILPGPERRA; translated from the coding sequence ATGAATCATAAGCTGCGCATTGCGTTGCTTGGCACGATTAACCGCGACACGATTCACACCGCCGATGGCGTGACAACCGAAAGCTACGGCGGTTTGTTGTACAGCATCCTGGCACTGGCCGAGATCGCGTCTTCTCAGGTAGCGATTTACCCCATCTGCAATGTAGGCGCAGACATGGAAGCCGTAGTGCGCAAAAAACTCGCGCCATATCCGCACGTCAAATTCGACGGCATCCGATTTGTATCGGGCAAAAACCCCCATTGCTTTTTGGATTACGACGCAAATGGTCGCAAACGCGAAACCCTGCACAATGACGTCCCGAAAATCTCTTTTTCACAAATTAAACCATTTTTAGACTGCGACGCGATATGCTTTAATTTTATCACCGGAATGGAACTCGCCCTCGAAACCGCACAGCGCGTGCGTCGTTTCGCCACCGGTTTGCTATTGATGGATGTCCACAGTCTAACCCTGGGCATGGATGAAAAACGCCGTCGATTCTGGCGCGTGCCCCCGCAGTGGGAAAAATGGATGGGATGCGTGGATGTCGTACAAATGAATGAGCAAGAAGGCGCTTTACTCGCCGGCGAAACACTCCATGGAAAGAACGCAACACGCCGCTTTGCAAAGCAGGTACTGTGCGCGGGACCTTCAGTATTGATGATCACGCGCAGCAATCGCGGTTCTGAGACAATTTTTCAAAACGATCGCTCAGACATTGTAATCGACCCGTTTGACCCCGCGCCCATATCCGAACCCTGTGACGAAACCGGATGTGGCGACACCTTTTTAATGGGATATACCTGGGCCTTCTTGCAAACGGGCAACCGCGCAGTTGCAAGCCGTTTTGCCAATCGGGTGGCGGGTATCAACGTGTGTTTGCGCGGCATTGAGGGCATTGCGAAAATAAATCAATTCTTAAACCCCGAAGACCTGCCTGTGCGGGACATTCAGACAGGTCAACCTGCCGTATTAAACGGCATTCTCCCCGGTCCTGAAAGGAGGGCCTGA
- the recG gene encoding ATP-dependent DNA helicase RecG has translation MLSNLNQPLRTLPGIGPKREKVLENAGIATVGDLLLYLPYRYIDRSTEVGIAHLPLEREVTAVGEIVSMQTIPGKRRRFVMTVEDQTGSVACTWFGGIQYLKNAYRAGDIVALGGKLTRFGRTLQIVHPEIEVLANEEDDNQRLHTGRIIPLYSTTSKMKADRLTARALRRLLFAALQAVGDQIEDPLDENIRKRCGLMRLRDAIEKIHFPDTTTDIDTARQRLSFDEIFYIQLYLGQAKKLRQSTPGRVLTSSGTLTQQLVAHLPFELTHAQAHAIAEIGHDLHRPVAMHRLLQGDVGSGKTLVALHAMLCATDSGAQAALMAPTEILAEQHAHTIRELVAPLGLDIALVTGRMPKAQRTRVLDGLRSEKIKIAVGTHALLQNDIAFADLALIVVDEQHRFGVVQRAMLREKGNATHLLVMTATPIPRSLSLTLYGDLDVTIIDALPPGRIPVRTGWRYALDRDRALQFLRSELQQGHQAYIVYPLVSESEKSDLQAATAAFENLQQGALSNFQLGLLHGRLKRDKKETTMSAFRRGDLDALVTTTVIEVGVDVPNATVMMVEHAERFGLSQLHQLRGRVGRGQHQSYCILIADPQEELSDDARERLDAMARTTDGFEISEADLCIRGPGHIFGTQQAGFPKFHFADLARDGALITAARREAQTLLSHDPNLTAHTILRRELDATARHDMQIVEAG, from the coding sequence CTGGAGCGAGAAGTCACCGCAGTCGGTGAAATTGTGAGCATGCAAACAATCCCCGGCAAGCGTCGGCGATTCGTCATGACAGTCGAAGACCAGACCGGATCGGTCGCCTGCACCTGGTTTGGAGGCATTCAATACCTCAAAAATGCATACCGCGCGGGCGACATCGTGGCACTCGGGGGAAAACTGACGCGATTCGGGCGCACCCTGCAAATAGTACACCCCGAAATAGAAGTTCTCGCAAACGAAGAAGACGACAATCAGCGGCTACATACCGGACGCATCATCCCCCTGTACTCGACCACATCAAAAATGAAAGCAGACCGCCTCACAGCCCGCGCACTCCGCCGCCTGTTATTCGCCGCGCTACAAGCTGTTGGAGATCAGATCGAAGACCCATTGGACGAAAACATACGCAAACGCTGTGGCCTGATGCGCCTCAGAGACGCAATTGAAAAAATCCATTTCCCAGACACAACAACGGATATAGACACCGCGCGGCAACGCCTATCATTTGACGAAATCTTCTATATCCAGCTTTATCTGGGACAAGCAAAAAAGCTGCGCCAAAGCACGCCCGGACGCGTACTGACATCCAGCGGCACCCTGACGCAACAACTCGTAGCGCATTTGCCCTTTGAACTCACACACGCACAAGCACATGCCATTGCAGAAATCGGCCATGACTTACATCGCCCTGTAGCCATGCATCGCCTGTTACAGGGCGATGTGGGATCCGGCAAAACCCTCGTCGCCCTCCACGCCATGTTGTGTGCCACAGACAGCGGCGCGCAGGCCGCCTTAATGGCACCCACAGAGATCCTCGCCGAGCAACACGCCCACACCATTCGGGAACTCGTCGCACCATTGGGCTTAGACATAGCACTGGTAACAGGACGCATGCCAAAGGCACAACGCACCAGAGTACTGGACGGATTGCGTTCTGAAAAAATAAAAATAGCAGTCGGCACACATGCCCTATTGCAAAACGACATCGCATTTGCCGATCTCGCACTCATCGTCGTCGATGAGCAACATCGCTTTGGCGTGGTCCAGCGCGCCATGCTGCGCGAAAAAGGCAATGCGACCCATCTTCTGGTCATGACCGCCACTCCCATACCCAGATCCCTATCTCTAACCCTGTACGGCGACCTGGATGTCACCATCATCGACGCCCTGCCGCCCGGTCGCATCCCTGTACGCACGGGATGGCGTTATGCGCTGGACCGCGACCGCGCACTGCAATTTCTCCGCAGCGAACTGCAACAAGGACATCAGGCATATATCGTCTATCCACTCGTATCCGAATCCGAAAAAAGCGACCTGCAAGCCGCCACTGCCGCCTTTGAAAACCTGCAACAGGGCGCACTCTCCAACTTCCAACTGGGCTTGTTGCACGGACGGCTAAAACGCGACAAAAAAGAAACCACAATGTCTGCCTTCAGGCGCGGCGACCTGGATGCGCTGGTCACGACAACAGTCATAGAAGTCGGCGTCGATGTGCCCAATGCCACAGTCATGATGGTCGAACACGCCGAGCGCTTTGGACTATCGCAATTGCACCAATTGCGCGGGCGCGTGGGCCGCGGTCAACATCAATCCTACTGTATTTTAATCGCAGATCCCCAGGAAGAATTATCGGATGACGCGCGTGAACGCCTCGACGCCATGGCGCGAACAACGGACGGATTTGAAATATCAGAAGCCGACTTGTGCATCCGGGGACCCGGACATATTTTTGGCACACAACAAGCTGGCTTCCCCAAATTTCACTTTGCCGACCTCGCTCGCGACGGCGCCTTAATCACCGCCGCACGCCGAGAAGCGCAGACACTCCTATCCCACGACCCAAATTTGACCGCGCACACTATCTTAAGACGAGAATTAGACGCAACCGCACGCCATGACATGCAAATTGTGGAAGCGGGATGA